In Dasania marina DSM 21967, one genomic interval encodes:
- a CDS encoding GGDEF domain-containing protein has product MLSIFWRLLIPVLLLVLSLYSVFEIGRIQPQYQPLLTYLPYPLLLLAMLLAQQFNRLRVFAAAGLFMLAFITVQLGLQQPLSEPRPFFLYTTLSLLLPLNVMLLALMPERGIWSRYGFVLLLCLLAQAVGLSVWPEASLQQPFPYRYLFDSHPAQGYLLSYAANLLFALALLITAGLLVLRKGETEAALVVCLIALYLTLQLFSAAYISAILFSCCALCLMYCLVRNSHDMAFRDDLTGLRNRRAFNETLRSLAGHYVIATMDIDHFKKFNDRYGHEVGDDVLRLVAAQIGKVAGGGVAYRYGGEEFCVVFTGRQSAEACTVFLEQVRVAVASYGISLRNLASRPPSQKQGQSQRGAAAKAKTVSVTISVGVAERGVELRKAEQVLKASDQALYKAKKQGRNCLVLA; this is encoded by the coding sequence ATGTTAAGTATTTTCTGGCGCTTATTGATACCCGTTCTGCTGTTGGTTTTATCGCTGTATTCAGTGTTTGAAATTGGCCGCATACAGCCACAATATCAGCCCTTATTGACCTACTTGCCTTACCCCTTACTGTTATTGGCTATGCTGTTGGCACAGCAGTTCAATCGCCTGCGGGTGTTTGCGGCTGCTGGACTTTTTATGCTGGCATTCATCACTGTGCAGCTGGGCTTGCAGCAGCCCTTATCCGAGCCTAGACCCTTTTTTTTATATACGACGTTAAGTCTATTGTTGCCGCTTAATGTGATGCTGCTAGCGCTTATGCCCGAACGCGGCATATGGAGCCGCTATGGCTTTGTACTGTTGTTATGTTTGTTGGCGCAGGCGGTAGGCTTGAGTGTGTGGCCTGAAGCGTCTTTGCAACAGCCCTTTCCTTACCGTTATCTGTTTGATTCGCACCCGGCACAGGGCTATTTATTATCTTATGCTGCCAATTTATTGTTTGCTTTAGCCTTGCTGATTACAGCGGGGCTACTGGTGCTACGTAAGGGGGAGACTGAGGCCGCCCTAGTAGTGTGTTTAATTGCGCTGTATTTAACCCTGCAGTTATTTTCTGCAGCCTATATTTCAGCCATTTTGTTTAGCTGCTGTGCGCTGTGTTTAATGTACTGCCTGGTTAGAAACTCGCATGACATGGCTTTTAGGGATGATTTAACGGGTCTGCGCAATCGTCGTGCCTTTAATGAAACGCTGCGCTCATTAGCGGGCCATTACGTTATCGCCACCATGGATATCGATCATTTTAAAAAATTTAATGATCGCTATGGCCATGAGGTGGGTGATGATGTGTTGCGCTTGGTCGCTGCCCAGATAGGCAAAGTGGCTGGCGGTGGCGTGGCCTATAGGTACGGCGGTGAAGAGTTTTGTGTGGTGTTTACCGGTAGGCAATCGGCTGAAGCTTGCACCGTTTTTTTAGAGCAGGTAAGAGTGGCTGTCGCCAGCTATGGGATAAGTTTACGCAATCTGGCTAGTCGTCCACCCTCGCAAAAACAGGGGCAGAGCCAGCGTGGCGCAGCCGCTAAGGCTAAAACCGTTTCAGTAACCATTAGTGTCGGTGTGGCTGAGCGGGGCGTTGAGCTGCGCAAGGCTGAGCAGGTATTAAAGGCCTCAGATCAGGCGCTATATAAAGCGAAAAAACAGGGTAGAAACTGCCTAGTACTGGCCTAG
- a CDS encoding TetR/AcrR family transcriptional regulator: MKTTNAAGNDDKHSTAARRKPRQARAQKRHDQILDTTAELLESVGIDGLTTILIAKELNISVGSLYHYYPNKVAILCALASRWLDEMTHIISEVDNNIAEHRDIASYVQVYTDKISDMYKRQRGILPLVQAMYAIPEVRQLDEQHDTLMIQYLVTALKHFGCKASKPELERIARLYHETTYICSMTIVEQQGSKASRSQADLNQMLNALLANYF, from the coding sequence ATGAAAACGACTAATGCCGCTGGCAACGACGACAAACACAGCACCGCCGCCAGAAGAAAGCCGCGGCAAGCCAGAGCACAAAAACGTCACGACCAAATTTTAGATACCACCGCTGAATTGTTAGAAAGTGTAGGCATAGATGGCTTAACCACCATACTCATCGCCAAAGAACTGAACATCTCGGTGGGCTCGCTCTACCATTACTACCCCAATAAAGTCGCCATACTTTGCGCACTGGCCTCACGTTGGCTGGATGAAATGACCCATATCATTTCAGAGGTGGACAACAATATTGCAGAACATCGCGATATAGCCAGCTACGTGCAGGTTTATACCGATAAGATTAGTGATATGTATAAGCGCCAACGCGGCATACTGCCACTGGTGCAGGCTATGTATGCCATACCCGAGGTTAGGCAGCTGGACGAGCAGCACGACACCTTGATGATTCAATATTTGGTCACCGCGCTTAAGCACTTTGGCTGCAAAGCCAGCAAGCCAGAGCTAGAGCGTATTGCTAGGCTTTACCACGAAACAACCTATATCTGCTCTATGACCATAGTCGAGCAGCAAGGCAGCAAAGCCAGCAGGAGCCAAGCTGATTTAAATCAGATGTTAAACGCGCTGCTGGCTAACTATTTTTAA
- a CDS encoding trimeric intracellular cation channel family protein, whose product MFSFENVLYLSGMVGVAVFAISGALAAAEERLDILSLVFFATVTGIGGGTMRDLFLNAPQVFWVADPLYLYTTIAAAILTYFFSHLLVSIGRSLLWMDAVGLALFSVLGTAKAMAMHADPVVAITMGMITPTFGSVVRDLLLGHKLVLLEPEIYVTAALVGGSGYFILRGLLAVDEVLAIVLAVAAAFMLRAAAMIWDWRLPKLKDSINP is encoded by the coding sequence GTGTTCAGCTTTGAAAATGTACTTTATCTATCCGGCATGGTCGGAGTTGCCGTGTTTGCCATTAGTGGCGCCCTGGCTGCGGCCGAAGAGCGGCTCGATATTCTAAGTTTGGTATTCTTCGCAACGGTAACCGGCATCGGTGGTGGCACCATGAGGGATTTATTTCTTAATGCGCCGCAGGTGTTTTGGGTGGCAGATCCCTTATATCTATACACAACAATAGCGGCAGCGATATTAACTTATTTCTTTTCACATTTACTGGTGTCGATTGGTCGTTCACTATTGTGGATGGACGCGGTGGGGCTGGCCCTGTTTAGTGTGTTGGGCACAGCAAAAGCTATGGCTATGCATGCAGACCCTGTAGTGGCGATTACTATGGGTATGATCACTCCGACATTTGGTTCGGTGGTGCGGGATCTTTTACTGGGTCATAAACTGGTGTTATTAGAGCCAGAAATTTATGTCACGGCGGCGTTGGTGGGTGGCAGTGGTTATTTTATTTTGCGAGGGCTGCTGGCCGTTGATGAGGTGCTGGCTATTGTGTTGGCCGTAGCCGCGGCTTTTATGTTGCGTGCCGCGGCGATGATTTGGGATTGGCGGCTGCCTAAGTTAAAAGACTCGATTAACCCCTAA
- a CDS encoding aldehyde dehydrogenase family protein yields the protein MRDKLFINGEWVAPENNATFPVINPATEEVFHNAPAGSANDVDKAVKAASVAFKGPWSKTTGKERAVYLRKMADGMERDLRKLSELEVMDNGKPYPEAEWDIEDAIGCFRYYANLAEELDDKKENTELGDDRFKSEVRYSPIGVAALITPWNYPMLMASWKIAPAIAAGATCVLKPATVTPMTALEYGGYAQEAGLPAGVLNIVTGLGSVIGDPLTQHKLVNKVAFTGSVPIGSRIMSMCAQDIKNVSLELGGKSPVIVFDDADIEGAVEWVMFGIFWNQGQVCSGTSRLLVQEGIRDKFLKRLKEETEKITIGDGMTEGTLLGPLVSAGQMRDVLSFIDHGIETGVTMLTGGRCDDFAKGYYVKPTIFVDPPLDDKLWTDEIFGPVLAVRSFGTEEEGIELANDSIFGLAAAIMSTDKDRCSRVADAMHAGIIWVNCSQPTFTEAPWGGYKQSGFGRELGRWGMYNYLETKQVTEFISPKPWGWYMK from the coding sequence ATGCGAGATAAACTTTTTATTAATGGTGAGTGGGTAGCCCCCGAAAACAACGCCACCTTCCCTGTCATTAACCCTGCCACCGAAGAGGTGTTTCACAACGCGCCTGCTGGTAGTGCTAATGATGTTGATAAGGCGGTTAAGGCTGCCAGCGTCGCCTTTAAAGGCCCGTGGTCTAAAACCACCGGTAAAGAGCGTGCGGTTTATTTACGGAAAATGGCCGATGGCATGGAGCGCGATCTGCGCAAATTATCTGAATTAGAAGTGATGGATAATGGTAAACCTTACCCTGAAGCTGAATGGGATATAGAAGATGCTATAGGTTGTTTCCGTTATTACGCGAATCTTGCTGAAGAGCTAGATGATAAGAAAGAAAACACCGAGTTAGGTGACGACAGATTTAAGTCGGAAGTACGTTACTCACCCATAGGTGTAGCGGCGTTAATCACGCCTTGGAACTACCCCATGCTGATGGCTTCTTGGAAAATCGCGCCAGCGATTGCCGCCGGTGCCACCTGTGTATTAAAGCCAGCCACCGTTACCCCTATGACAGCCTTAGAATATGGCGGCTACGCGCAAGAAGCCGGTTTACCTGCCGGTGTGTTGAACATTGTTACCGGCTTAGGTTCGGTGATTGGTGATCCATTAACGCAGCACAAATTAGTCAATAAAGTCGCCTTTACCGGTTCCGTACCGATAGGTAGCCGCATCATGTCTATGTGCGCGCAAGATATTAAAAATGTTAGCTTAGAGTTAGGCGGCAAGTCGCCCGTTATCGTTTTTGACGACGCCGATATTGAAGGCGCAGTTGAATGGGTCATGTTTGGTATCTTCTGGAACCAAGGCCAAGTTTGTTCTGGTACGTCGCGCTTGTTAGTGCAAGAAGGTATACGCGACAAATTCCTAAAACGTTTGAAAGAAGAAACAGAAAAAATCACCATAGGTGATGGCATGACTGAAGGCACCTTATTGGGCCCATTAGTTAGTGCAGGCCAAATGCGTGATGTGTTGTCGTTTATCGACCACGGCATTGAAACCGGTGTAACTATGTTGACGGGTGGCCGTTGTGACGATTTCGCTAAAGGTTATTACGTTAAACCTACCATCTTTGTTGATCCACCTTTGGATGACAAATTATGGACCGATGAGATCTTTGGCCCAGTATTAGCCGTACGTTCTTTCGGCACTGAGGAAGAGGGTATAGAGCTAGCCAACGATTCTATCTTTGGTTTGGCTGCCGCCATTATGTCTACCGACAAAGATCGCTGCTCACGGGTTGCCGATGCCATGCACGCCGGTATCATCTGGGTTAACTGTTCACAGCCTACTTTCACCGAAGCCCCTTGGGGTGGTTATAAGCAAAGTGGCTTTGGCCGTGAGCTGGGACGCTGGGGCATGTACAACTACCTAGAAACTAAGCAGGTTACAGAGTTCATCAGCCCCAAACCTTGGGGTTGGTACATGAAATAA
- a CDS encoding NAD(P)/FAD-dependent oxidoreductase — protein MHKHHDALKDAELKPLWHDPAIMPEPLPPIVKDESCELLIVGGGFTGLWAAMQAKERKPDADIILIEKTFVGDGASGRNGGFLSTSVAHGETNTEAQFPGEADKLDELGTQSMKEFLETLERYNIDAQYEHVGETDVALDPESAQRLYAEYLECKEAGEDVVWFDKDAIRAQANSPTFFAGLWHRDGQDGVIHPGRLCWGLKDVLVNQLGVRIFEGTEMLDVEPIGSDGMKVTCAGGAVISSKKVLLATNAYTSKISRIRNSVVPVWDYQIATQPLTDKQLDKINWGKPESRHALADYNNMFHYFRLTKDNRITWGGGGAVRYYFNRGIDAQLMDAPARHEQLAIEFFEMFPQLEGEIKFTHRWGGIIATSTRFCMVPGVMYDGRLAWAVGYTGHGVGASRFGARIGIELLGYEPSDVITMQFVTKRAIPWFPEPFRWLGVRFTQNALIKADQNGGKRGLWLKFLDMLGLGFTC, from the coding sequence ATGCATAAGCACCACGACGCACTAAAAGACGCAGAATTAAAGCCGCTTTGGCATGACCCTGCCATTATGCCAGAGCCTTTGCCGCCAATTGTAAAAGATGAGAGCTGCGAGTTGCTGATAGTGGGTGGTGGTTTTACCGGGCTTTGGGCGGCTATGCAGGCCAAAGAGCGTAAGCCAGATGCCGATATTATTTTAATTGAAAAAACCTTTGTAGGTGATGGTGCCTCGGGCCGTAATGGCGGTTTTTTAAGTACCAGTGTGGCCCATGGTGAAACCAATACCGAGGCGCAGTTTCCCGGTGAGGCGGATAAATTAGACGAGCTGGGTACGCAAAGCATGAAAGAGTTTTTAGAAACTCTTGAGCGTTACAATATTGATGCCCAATATGAGCATGTCGGTGAAACCGATGTGGCCCTAGACCCAGAATCAGCCCAGCGTTTATACGCTGAGTATTTAGAGTGTAAAGAAGCCGGTGAAGATGTGGTGTGGTTTGATAAAGATGCCATACGCGCACAGGCTAACTCGCCCACATTCTTTGCTGGCCTATGGCATCGCGATGGTCAAGATGGGGTGATACATCCCGGCCGTTTATGTTGGGGCTTAAAAGATGTATTAGTTAATCAGCTGGGTGTGCGTATTTTTGAAGGCACCGAAATGCTGGATGTGGAACCGATAGGCAGTGATGGCATGAAGGTGACTTGCGCCGGCGGTGCCGTTATCAGCAGCAAAAAAGTGTTGCTGGCCACCAATGCTTATACCAGCAAAATCAGCCGCATACGCAACTCCGTGGTGCCGGTATGGGATTATCAAATTGCCACCCAGCCATTAACCGATAAGCAACTGGATAAAATTAACTGGGGTAAGCCCGAGTCGCGCCATGCCTTGGCCGATTACAATAATATGTTCCACTACTTTCGTTTAACCAAGGATAATCGTATTACTTGGGGCGGCGGAGGTGCCGTGCGTTACTATTTTAATCGCGGCATAGATGCACAGTTAATGGATGCGCCCGCTAGGCATGAGCAATTAGCCATCGAGTTTTTTGAGATGTTCCCGCAGTTAGAAGGCGAGATAAAGTTCACTCATCGTTGGGGCGGTATTATTGCCACCTCTACCCGTTTTTGCATGGTGCCCGGGGTGATGTATGACGGCCGTTTGGCTTGGGCTGTCGGTTATACCGGCCATGGCGTGGGGGCGTCACGTTTTGGTGCGCGCATAGGCATAGAGTTACTGGGCTATGAACCTAGTGATGTTATTACTATGCAGTTTGTCACCAAAAGAGCCATACCCTGGTTCCCAGAGCCTTTCCGTTGGTTGGGTGTGCGCTTTACCCAAAACGCCTTAATAAAAGCCGATCAAAATGGCGGCAAGCGCGGCCTGTGGTTGAAGTTTTTAGATATGCTAGGTTTAGGTTTTACCTGCTAA
- a CDS encoding substrate-binding periplasmic protein encodes MNLTMIKALCVLYGLLIAVVVHADETITLVADEWCPFTCAENQQQGIGVDLARKFFEARGYQVVYRTAAWAEAIRLVRSGEADVLIGTVKTETPDLLFPDYHFSYSQSCFFSPVKTDWHYSGVKSLQHKVVGTINGYSYGTGIDAFIAAALKLGTAKAYADVSQLFSALHSGEVDVFINDRKVAEYYKASQDIVLNYRISGCQPLRKLFFAVSVADPQKGKKLIKLLNTSLLRGLSTSVVKNVHKQYGFHRI; translated from the coding sequence ATGAATCTAACGATGATTAAGGCTCTTTGCGTACTTTATGGTTTACTGATTGCTGTGGTCGTTCACGCGGATGAAACGATTACTTTAGTGGCTGATGAGTGGTGCCCTTTCACTTGTGCAGAAAATCAACAGCAAGGAATAGGCGTAGATTTGGCGCGGAAGTTTTTTGAAGCTCGAGGGTATCAGGTTGTTTATCGTACCGCCGCTTGGGCTGAGGCTATACGCCTAGTGCGTTCGGGTGAGGCTGATGTATTGATAGGCACGGTTAAAACAGAAACGCCGGATCTATTATTTCCTGATTATCATTTTTCTTATAGCCAAAGTTGTTTTTTTAGCCCGGTTAAAACAGATTGGCACTATTCAGGTGTTAAATCTTTACAGCATAAAGTTGTAGGCACAATTAATGGCTATAGTTATGGCACAGGTATAGATGCCTTTATAGCGGCGGCCTTAAAATTAGGAACGGCTAAAGCCTATGCGGATGTGAGCCAGCTATTTTCGGCGTTGCATAGCGGAGAGGTAGATGTATTTATCAATGACCGCAAAGTCGCAGAGTACTATAAGGCTAGCCAAGATATAGTGTTAAATTATCGTATTTCCGGTTGTCAGCCCTTAAGAAAACTATTTTTTGCCGTGAGTGTGGCTGATCCTCAAAAAGGGAAAAAGCTCATTAAGTTATTAAATACAAGCTTATTGCGTGGGCTAAGCACAAGCGTAGTAAAAAATGTGCATAAGCAATACGGATTTCACCGTATATAA
- a CDS encoding NAD(P)/FAD-dependent oxidoreductase, with the protein MTGERKGYIDSYYTATANQHPSYPSLSDDMRCDVCIIGGGYSGLSTALHLAKKGLQVVLLEAERVGWGASGRNGGHVGTGQRQGQQELEAMLGKDTAKTLWQYGLEAVQTVEGLINEYSIACDLKKGNAHVTSKAKEADHYKKDVEYMRSEYQYDQIRYLDKDELAGLFGTNKFQAGEMDDGARHLHPLNFALGLAQAAQHEGVKIYEYSRVNNYSKGSPSRISTEQATVTADHMVIACNGYLEKLEPKVAGKIMPINNFMLATEPLPEELARKINRDDVSVSDSLFVINYWKLSGDNRLLWGGGENYTSRFPGDIKNFVRKYMLRNYPELSDLRIDYGWGGTLAVTLNRMPHFQRLENNCYVIQGYSGHGVPTAIFAGKVLAEAIAGDAGRFDTFAKVPSPTFPGGTLLRWPGLVAGMLYYSLLDRL; encoded by the coding sequence ATGACAGGCGAACGCAAAGGCTATATAGACTCCTACTACACAGCAACGGCCAACCAGCACCCAAGCTACCCTAGCCTAAGCGACGATATGCGCTGCGATGTGTGCATTATAGGCGGCGGTTATAGCGGCCTATCCACCGCCTTACACTTGGCAAAAAAAGGCCTGCAAGTGGTGTTATTAGAAGCTGAGCGCGTGGGCTGGGGCGCCTCTGGTCGCAACGGCGGCCATGTGGGTACAGGCCAGCGCCAAGGCCAGCAAGAGTTGGAAGCCATGCTAGGTAAAGACACGGCCAAAACCCTGTGGCAATACGGTTTAGAGGCGGTGCAAACTGTCGAAGGGCTGATTAATGAGTACAGCATCGCCTGCGATCTTAAAAAAGGTAACGCCCATGTCACCAGCAAGGCCAAAGAAGCCGACCATTACAAAAAAGACGTGGAATATATGCGCTCCGAGTATCAATACGATCAAATACGCTACTTAGACAAAGACGAGCTGGCCGGTTTATTTGGCACCAATAAATTTCAAGCGGGCGAAATGGACGATGGCGCTAGGCACTTACACCCGCTCAACTTTGCCCTGGGCTTGGCACAGGCTGCCCAACACGAAGGGGTAAAAATTTATGAATACAGCCGCGTTAACAACTATAGCAAAGGCAGCCCCAGCCGTATAAGCACCGAACAGGCCACCGTCACCGCCGACCATATGGTGATAGCCTGCAATGGCTACCTAGAAAAACTGGAACCCAAAGTCGCCGGTAAAATTATGCCCATTAATAATTTTATGCTGGCCACCGAGCCACTGCCGGAAGAGCTAGCCCGCAAAATCAACCGCGACGATGTCTCGGTTTCTGACAGCCTGTTCGTGATTAATTACTGGAAATTATCCGGCGACAATCGCCTGCTATGGGGCGGTGGCGAAAATTACACCAGCCGCTTCCCCGGCGACATTAAAAACTTTGTGCGCAAATACATGCTGCGTAATTACCCAGAGCTTAGCGACCTACGCATAGATTACGGCTGGGGCGGCACCTTGGCCGTTACCCTCAACCGCATGCCCCACTTTCAACGCCTAGAAAACAACTGCTACGTTATTCAAGGCTATAGCGGCCACGGTGTACCTACCGCCATCTTTGCCGGTAAAGTCTTAGCCGAAGCCATAGCCGGTGACGCTGGGCGCTTTGATACCTTTGCCAAAGTACCCAGCCCCACCTTCCCCGGCGGCACGCTGTTGCGCTGGCCAGGGCTGGTGGCGGGAATGTTATACTACTCGCTGCTAGATCGGCTATAA
- a CDS encoding gamma-glutamyl-gamma-aminobutyrate hydrolase family protein has product MLLIGVLCDDKQIGEHHFHFVGDKYVRAIVQSMDAVPVLIPVLADDLNVPALLAHVDGLLLPGSYSNIDPRHYQQVNEEDQPLRDPARDSTAFAVIKEAQRIRLPIFAICRGFQEVNVALGGSLYQRLQTVAGINDHREDKSLPLEQQYEDAHAIDLMAGGLLATHWGKTTAQVNSLHQQGIQQLAPGLKAEGVAADGLIEAYASDNPEHFIIGAQWHPEWQVKNNPFNLSLFTLFEQACNQYRNNKA; this is encoded by the coding sequence ATGTTATTGATAGGTGTGTTATGTGATGACAAGCAAATAGGCGAACACCATTTTCATTTTGTGGGCGATAAGTATGTACGGGCTATTGTGCAGTCTATGGATGCGGTGCCGGTATTAATTCCGGTGCTAGCTGATGATTTGAATGTGCCTGCTTTGCTGGCGCATGTCGATGGCCTGCTGTTGCCGGGCTCTTATTCCAATATAGATCCCCGCCATTATCAGCAAGTCAATGAGGAGGACCAGCCACTGCGTGATCCCGCGCGCGACAGTACTGCTTTTGCGGTGATAAAAGAGGCGCAGCGCATACGATTGCCTATCTTTGCCATATGCCGGGGTTTTCAAGAAGTGAATGTGGCTTTGGGCGGCAGCTTATACCAGCGCTTGCAAACAGTAGCGGGCATAAACGATCACCGCGAAGATAAAAGCCTGCCTTTGGAACAGCAGTATGAAGATGCGCATGCTATAGATTTAATGGCCGGTGGCCTATTGGCCACGCACTGGGGTAAAACCACGGCGCAGGTTAATTCTTTACATCAGCAGGGCATACAGCAGTTGGCGCCGGGTTTAAAAGCCGAGGGCGTAGCCGCCGACGGTTTGATAGAGGCCTATGCCAGCGATAACCCTGAGCATTTTATCATCGGTGCGCAATGGCATCCGGAATGGCAGGTAAAAAACAATCCGTTTAATTTAAGCTTGTTTACATTGTTTGAGCAGGCCTGTAATCAATATAGAAATAACAAGGCGTAA
- a CDS encoding glutamine synthetase family protein, translating into MSSSTMEASVEEWLKKHSIEEVECIIPNMVGNAIGKFISPEVFLQNNSRMPESLLAMTVTGEYADTHFDYMDAKDIDLFVLADNSTLRLVPWAKKPTAQVVHDCVNKEGIPHPISSRTVLKKVLKLYADEGWTPVVAPEMEFYITEQNLDPKQALQPPVGRSGRRETAPPPFGIEAMSEYSDFVKDLYDCCYQQNIDVEGLVHECGTAQFEINFNHGNALYLADQVFAFKRTVRQVALQHKLYATFMAKPYQHEPGSAMHIHQSVLDKEGKNIFVDEQGNENARFLHFIGGMQKYTPYCLSLYAPNVNSYRRYSSGHSAPANMEWGYENRNVGLRVPESPAIAKRVENRYPGADSNPYLALAASLACGYLGIKHAVAATEPHLGDASEEGIKLSRDLLSSLNLLDALPEVVAVLGEPFVQAYKAVKLKEFEVANCVVTAWEREHLLLNV; encoded by the coding sequence ATGAGTAGTAGTACGATGGAAGCAAGTGTTGAAGAGTGGCTAAAAAAACACAGCATAGAAGAGGTGGAATGCATCATCCCTAATATGGTGGGCAATGCCATAGGCAAATTCATCTCGCCAGAGGTTTTTTTGCAGAACAATAGCCGCATGCCGGAGAGCTTATTGGCGATGACGGTAACCGGCGAATATGCCGATACCCATTTTGATTATATGGATGCTAAAGACATAGATTTGTTTGTGTTGGCTGATAATAGCACCCTGCGATTAGTACCTTGGGCCAAAAAGCCGACTGCGCAAGTGGTACATGATTGCGTGAATAAAGAGGGTATACCGCACCCCATCTCTTCACGTACGGTGTTGAAAAAGGTATTAAAGCTATATGCCGATGAGGGTTGGACGCCGGTAGTGGCGCCAGAGATGGAGTTTTATATTACCGAGCAAAACCTAGATCCTAAACAAGCATTACAGCCACCGGTAGGTAGAAGTGGTAGGCGTGAAACGGCGCCGCCGCCTTTTGGCATAGAGGCCATGAGCGAATATAGTGATTTTGTGAAGGACTTATACGATTGCTGCTATCAACAAAACATTGACGTTGAAGGCTTGGTGCATGAATGCGGTACCGCGCAGTTTGAGATTAATTTTAATCATGGCAATGCCTTGTATTTAGCCGACCAAGTGTTTGCGTTTAAACGCACGGTTAGGCAGGTAGCCTTGCAGCATAAGCTGTATGCCACCTTTATGGCTAAGCCCTATCAGCATGAGCCGGGTAGTGCCATGCATATACACCAAAGCGTCTTGGATAAAGAAGGCAAAAATATATTTGTGGATGAACAGGGTAATGAAAACGCCCGCTTTCTGCACTTTATAGGTGGTATGCAAAAATATACGCCTTATTGCCTTAGCCTTTATGCCCCTAATGTTAATTCCTATAGGCGTTATTCTAGCGGCCATTCCGCGCCGGCTAATATGGAGTGGGGTTATGAAAATCGGAACGTAGGCTTGCGTGTGCCGGAAAGCCCGGCTATTGCTAAGCGGGTAGAAAATCGCTATCCCGGTGCGGACTCCAATCCCTATTTGGCCTTGGCTGCCTCCTTGGCCTGTGGCTATTTGGGTATTAAGCATGCGGTAGCCGCTACAGAGCCCCATCTGGGGGATGCCTCAGAAGAGGGCATTAAACTGTCCCGTGATTTACTGAGCAGTTTAAACTTGCTAGATGCTTTACCCGAAGTAGTAGCGGTGTTGGGTGAACCTTTTGTGCAGGCATATAAAGCGGTTAAATTAAAAGAGTTTGAAGTGGCTAATTGTGTAGTAACAGCTTGGGAGCGAGAGCATCTACTGCTTAATGTTTAA